One Panicum virgatum strain AP13 chromosome 9K, P.virgatum_v5, whole genome shotgun sequence genomic region harbors:
- the LOC120651327 gene encoding 26.7 kDa heat shock protein, chloroplastic-like, with protein MSTITSCTLLRSVTAVRPAISSGRQFQSGKPAAVASHSSQWRSRPLSVCRAISPKGEHNPKTDLHPFNIPAFVLVHPVSPREERWHVEEEPGKVNLWFEVPGQSREDLAVEIDEDVLVIKKKKIHVAAGDVGQRNTGGGGTDYRPQGNNRRSTAAAGEAGKEAAQDGEVIYARLLLPAGYNKEGVEAELKSGVLRVSIAKIKDQARRKISVDIDVK; from the exons ATGTCGACGATCACTTCCTGCACCCTTCTGAGGAGTGTGACGGCAGTGCGGCCGGCAATTTCCTCTGGCAGGCAGTTTCAGTCCGGGAAACCAGCAGCGGTGGCTTCCCATTCTTCCCAATGGAGGTCCCGGCCCCTTTCTGTGTGTCGTGCAATCAGCCCAAAAGGGGAGCACAACCCAAAGACGGATTTGCATCCATTTAATATCCCTGCATTTG TTCTGGTGCATCCGGTGTCACCGCGTGAGGAACGGTGGCATGTGGAGGAGGAGCCCGGCAAGGTGAACCTGTGGTTCGAGGTGCCTGGGCAGTCCAGGGAGGACCTCGCCGTGGAGATCGACGAGGACGTGCTcgtcatcaagaagaagaagatccaTGTCGCCGCCGGGGACGTGGGCCAACGGAacactggcggcggcggcaccgattATCGTCCCCAGGGCAATAATAGAAGGAGCACGGCAGCCGCCGGCGAAGCAGGCAAGGAGGCGGCACAGGACGGCGAGGTGATCTACGCGCGGCTGCTCCTCCCGGCGGGGTACAACAAGGAGGGAGTGGAGGCCGAGCTCAAGTCCGGCGTCCTGAGGGTCAGCATCGCCAAGATCAAGGACCAGGCGCGCAGGAAGATCAGCGTCGACATCGACGTCAAGTAG
- the LOC120651328 gene encoding uncharacterized protein LOC120651328 codes for MSTIMGSYTSRSPVLPASSQAAIARGSWKPAVAAFRPCAGVKCRRALTVTCALPEKERPPAFSIPPTVLLCPVPPPDGKERWDIKEEEDRVTLWLQVPGLSASDIEVTTGDDVLEIKRKATAQQPAAPVDAHSVGAFHIRLLMTKEYDGTRVTADLKAGMLEVTVPKNLQRGGERVELGKPAHRPKQGTNTKKGSEDTKLAGPDPGQIKGRGLAG; via the exons ATGTCGACGATTATGGGATCTTACACGAGCCGGTCGCCGGTTCTGCCGGCTTCGTCTCAAGCTGCCATAGCCCGTGGTTCTTGGAAGCCCGCAGTGGCAGCATTCCGACCTTGTGCCGGCGTTAAGTGCCGGCGAGCACTTACCGTGACCTGCGCGCTCCCGGAGAAAGAACGGCCGCCGGCGTTCAGCATCCCGCCCACCG TTCTGCTGtgccccgtgccgccgccggacggGAAGGAGCGGTGGGAcatcaaggaggaggaggaccgcgTCACGCTGTGGCTCCAGGTGCCCGGGCTGTCGGCGAGCGACATCGAGGTAACCACCGGCGACGACGTCCTGGAGATCAAGCGGAAGGCCACGGCCCAGCAGCCCGCGGCGCCCGTGGACGCGCACAGCGTGGGCGCGTTCCACATCCGGCTGCTCATGACCAAGGAGTACGACGGCACCAGGGTCACCGCCGACCTCAAGGCCGGCATGCTGGAGGTCACCGTCCCAAAGAACCTTCAACGCGGGGGTGAACGCGTCGAGCTGGGGAAGCCTGCGCACCGGCCAAAGCAGGGCACGAACACCAAGAAAGGCTCGGAGGACACGAAACTGGCCGGACCAGACCCTGGGCAAATAAAAGGCAGGGGACTGGCTGGCTGA